The window gacgaaagaagaaagcaatctagggttggaaaataCTAGAGTTTGatagataaaaagtaatgcgatattttgattgattcgattgggaatacctcaatcggccttagcctttatatttatagggcggGGAAGTCGTACCTCTCTCCAAATCGATTTATACAAGAATATCCAAAATAAAACGTAGGCTAATCGAATTACAACTGGACCGGTCTGCCTCTAAAATGCCAGAATTCACTGtcaacaaaaacaaaaagggTCAGCACTCGGCATAGAGAGACACTTACGTTTGGTTTGGTGGGACCTGAGCTGAGCTGACCGGCGACTCATCCGGAGGCAGCCACGTGTTCCACCAGCATCCTgttgcggcgacggcggccggcggggagggtGGTGGTCGGTAGGGACGACCGGCCTCACTCATTCCCTCCTGGGCTGCCGGGGAAGAGAGGCCTGCTGCCACATTTTGATATTGCTGATACGGCATCGCCATCGTCGCGAGTGGCGCCGTAACGATGCGTTGACCAGCCCAGCCCATATATATCTCCGTCCTTACTAATCAAGTTATTTCCAGGCTGCCACCAAATTAAACACACCACAAAATGCAGCAACAATAATAAGAGCACCTACAAAATAGCTTACAGCTGAGCTAACCAATATTTTTGCTAATACGgaagagagaaggaagaaaagaaagagaagagagcTTGGCTCTCAGGGATTAGGTAAGTCAGCACAGTTATTAAAATTGAAAACTTAGTAATTGTGACGAAGAAGTACTAGGGTgatactatatagttatagctattagagaacatataataattttttagaCCATTAAATGACGTTAAATGAAAAAGTTGCCAACTGCAAAGTTTTAGATCCCATTATTCTCTACGATTTcgatataaagtttgacttcatccaaaatcatatgaaaaaaaatgttcTTTTTTGTGTGGtgccatttgtaggggcaggccATGCCATCAACCCATCTCCTAGAAATGCCACCACTTTTAGGGACAGGTGAAGACGACATGACGTCATCCGTATCTAGAAATGCTCTTTTTAGAGGCAGGTGACGCCATCATCCGCTCTTGAAAATGATGCTCATTTGTAGAGCAGGTGTCACatgcccctaaaaatatattttgagGGGCGGATCAAAGCTATAATGACCCGCACCAAAAAAAAAGACGTTGCTATAAATCTTTTTGTAGTTGCGTGATATTGACCTAATAgtaatcaatcaatcaatcaatcagaGGGGTATCTTACTTATGCAGCCAATTTTTTTGGGCGGTTacgatatatatgatatgataaCAGTAGTAGACGATTAGACTTTGTGGCATGCGCTCGCTGGCCCGTAACGGAATCGAGTATTGCATTGGAATGGACGGAGCCACAGCTGATGGAGACTATTAGCTAGCTAGTTTGGGCAATTAAGGACGAGGAGGATTAGATGGTGGGAGGTTTCGTTAGCGTGCTGATCCGATCCAGagtttatttttatatattagCACACTAATTAAGCTAGCGGTTATTAGTTAATTGTCATGGGATCGAATTTGGGATATAATAGCTGCGCACACGACAAGACAATACTAATATATATAATCACATCACTTTGGCATTAGTAGCTAGCTAGTATTTGATTCCCACACACATTAACAAAGTGATAAATAAATGAAGAAATGCATGTTTAGTACGTGTTGACCCGGCCCGATCGATGGAGTGGTAAATGAGAGTTGAATTATTCAATGGAGACGCGCTGTGACACTTTTTGAAAGAATTTAATTCATTATTAAGGGATGGGACGAGCACGTACAACAAGATCGACTCTGGCGATCGAGCACAGTGAGAAAAGCTAGCTCAGATAACTAGCTAGTCAGATGGGATCGGATTGCATTGCATATGCGAACTGTATATATAGTTATTACCTTTTGACTGATTTTTTTAGGCATACGGGTGTTggtgttcggctggctgtggctggtaattagtgctgatttgttgtaagAGAAAAGCACTGCTGGTAGTGGTTGCTGGCTGGTGATTGATGCTGATTTAGTGaaagagaaaaacactgctggctgGTCGGCTGACAAGCCAGCTGAACAGAGCGAAATTGGCTGTTTCATTTCATTCCATCATCATTATTAGGACttattttatttattaacaaCTTTTATGTACTGGAGcaatcatgcatgcatataaAAGAATTGAAGTACGTACTTGAGGGAAAATTTAAATGAATGGACAAATTAATAGAGATAAATGAAGTACGTATACTCTGTATTGTGTTGGCGGCGCGCGCGCATTCGCAGTCTGAAAAGAATACGCCGGCCGGGTTTTGGCTGGGTTTGATTTGACTAGCCGCTGCTGCTTTATTTGCTTCCTGTGCAGGAGCTAGCGGCGCCGCGTCTGGACGGTCTCCCAGGTCAAACCCCACACGGATCCGGagacggaggaggaagacgacccgACCACCACCACAGACCAGACCACTGCTGCTGCATGCGCTTCGAATTCGTCCAGCCTAGCTAGCTACAACCGCGCCACGCAACTCCTCCGACCTCCGTGCCACTGGTAGTATCGTCGTCTATATAAACCCACCACCCAGGGATCGATCATCTCATTCAATTCATTCTCGTTCCATACTACATCAGTTTCTCCATCATCAACCAAAAACACAATTTCTCCATCATCCATCGTCGTCTTTTGCATTCATTCCTAGCTAGCTTCACAAGCCCATCATACCATACAGATACTAGCTACATGGAGGTCGTCGTCCCAGGGGCCGCCATGATCGCCGcgctcgccctcctcctctgcgCCTTCATCCACGCCGCCTGgctctcgccggccgccaccaggcgccgcctccgccgggcCGGCTTCGACGGGCCCAGGCCCTCCTTCCCCTTGGGCAACCTGCCCGAGATCACCGCAACTACGATGGCCGCCGTCAAAACAACACTGCCGCTGCTtcctgcttcctcctcctcctccagcatcAGCGATGTCCACGCCGCCGTGTTCCCCTACTTCGcccggtggcgccaggccttCGGCAAGGTGTTCGTCTACTGGCTGGGCACCGAGCCCTTCCTGTACGTGGCCGACCCGGAGTTCCTCAAGGTCACCACCACCGGCGCGCTGGGCAAGCGCTGGGGCAAGCCCGACGTGTTCCGGCGCGACCGGATGCCCATGTTCGGGAGGGGGCTGGTGATGGCCGAGGGCGACGAGTGGGCGCGGCACCGCAACATCATCGCCCCCGCATTCTCCGCCACCAACCTCAACCACATGATCGGAGTGATGCAGCGGACCACCGCCGGGATGCTGGCGCGCTGGGccgacgccgtggccgccggGCAGAGCGTCGTCGACGTGGAGGCCGGCATCGTCCGGAACGCCGCCGAGATCATCGCCAGGGCCAGCTTCGGCatgggcgacggcgacgaggccgGCGAGCTTGTGTTCCGGAAGCTGCAGGCCATGCAGGCGATGCTGTTTCGGTCCAACCGCCTCGTGGGCGTGCCGCTGGCGCGGCTGCTGCACGTGCGCAGGACGTACGAGGCGTGGAAGCTCGGGCGGGAGATCGACGCGCTGCTCATGGAGATGATCGACGCGCgtgcgcgtggcggcggcgagaagaAAGACCTGCTGTCGCTGCTGCTCGCCGGGAGCGGGCGGCTGTCGCGGCGGGAGGTGGTGGACGAGTGCAAGACCTTCTTCTTCGGCGGGCACGAGACGACGGCGCTGGCGCTGTCGtggacgctgctgctgctggcggcgCACCCGGAGTGGCAGGAGGCGCTGCGGGAGGAGTTACACTTACAcatggtggcggccggcggcgaagaaGGGCCCCTGGAGCTGGGGCGGCTGACGAAGATGGGGTGGGTCATGAGCGAGGTGCTGCGGCTGTACCCGCCGTCGCCCAACGTGCAgcggcaggcgctggaggaCATGAAGGGCATCCCGCGGGGCACCAACATGTGGGTGGACGTGGTGGCGATGCACCGCGACCCGGCGCTGTGGGGCGAGGACGCGCACCTGTTCCGGCCGGAGCGGTTCGCGCGGGACCCCCTGCAGGGCGGGTGCCGCCACCGCATGGGCTTCCTGCCCTTCGGCTTCGGCGGGCGCATCTGCGTGGGGAGGAACCTGACGGCCATGGAGTACCGGGTGGTGCTGGCCATGCTGCTGCGCCGCTTCCGCCTCGAGGTCGCGCCCCAGTACAGGCACGCGCCGAGGGTCATGCTCTCGCTCAGGCCAGCCGCCGGCATCCAACTCCGCCTCACGCCCATCGTCCACCATTCATCTTCATCCAATCATCTATCCGGCCAGTAACCGTGGTCAAATCAAATAAAATGAAAAGCGTACGTGCTGTAACCGTGTGGAAGTTGGAATGAAAATCAAATAAAATGAAAAGCGACTCGGGGGTTGAAGTTGGAACGACGGACTGACTAGTGACTACTGACTGACCGTCCTTGTtacctactccctccttcccggtttataaggcatacacgtatatcaagattcaaaccttctcatctttgaccaataatttgactattaaatttttgtttttataatgcaaatttcatatgattggattcataatcaaatatagtttacaatgattataagcttataatcaaaagtgatataatatatgataaataaatggtcaaagtgttgtttagaagaccgtgtcatgttccaccatgccttataaacggggaaggagggagtagtagcTAGCTAGTAGTTTCTTGCATTGTGCGTGCTGTAACCGTGCAGAGAAGGATGGCTTGCAATGGCCTGGTCAGCTTCCATGCATGCTTCAGGTCATCTTCCTTCGTTAGCTTCTTCTTGCATTGTGTCCGTCCGCGCGTCTTGCTAGCTAGATGGACATGGACTGTACGTGCGAATGTCAAAGCACGCAAGAGCTAGCTGGCCCGGTTAATAAAGCTCCTTTTACAAAGTCGTCGAGCCGGGTCAGACTTGGGTTTTACCGTAATTTGCATGCATATGCTTCCGTGCGTGTTCTGCCGGCCACCACGTCAAATATAGTAATGTGCATCTTCCGTAATATGTAGGGGCGGGTCCATTTAGAattgggaaaattcgattcatgccaccacaactccgtgaaattgggtgtcacgttcaaaatcatgccactcaatggcatgattttcaacatgagatccaatttcaagaaattggagtggcatggatccaactgaccctttaGAATTTGGGTATTCAACATTTCCAGAGGATGAAAATTTTTTCTGATCCATGTTGTGCGTTGCGCTGCGCTGCGCAGTTCCTAGAGCCGCAGGCCGCTCACGCCTCGTCACAGATAGTCATCACCCTCCATGCCGGAATTTTTCTGATCCATGTTGTGCGTTGCGCTGCGCTGCGCAGTTCCTAGAGCCGCAGGCCGCTCACGCCTCGTCACAGATAGTCATCACCCTCCATGCCGGTAGCTACCGGCTGCCGCTAGGATTTTTAATGGAAAATATCTCTCCAAAAATTCACTAAATCAGTCCCTCAAGGTAGCAACATTATAAATcacatctctctctcttctcaaaTCAGTGAAACAAAAATTCACACCCTATCCCAAATATTTGGCATTTTAAAACCGGATAATAGACCTTCATCCTTCGAATTCGTGGGTCACGTTTCTTAATATGTTAAGGTTCAAACAATAAGACATCCAGTACAAAAGAAATTATCGTGGGAACACGATAATATAGGATATCCATATAAGAAAACTGAAAACTGTCATAGGACACAATAAAACAGGTAGATGTAATATTTAGGATGACCCTCTATGTAAGGATATAGAGAGTTAGAGACTAGGATTTAAAAATTCTTTTAGAGGTGCTTATTTTCTAATTATATATGTGTTGTATTCTATGTATATAAATTTTTGTTAAAATTTTGGGTATTCAACCTAATACGAAGAATCTATAGTAAACCTGCTCTTGCCGATATGATTCATCGCTGCCTAGATGCTAGCTAGCTCGCTCTCCCCTTGGGGTGACACGGATGGCACCCCGTCCGCCGACGCGGCAGGACCTCCCTCATGCCTCCTCGGCCCAGCCGCCACCGAAGCTCGAGGCCGGGAGTTCGCAGGAGAGCGAGGATGGAGACGGCTGggttcttcctccctccctatTTCTCCCGTAGGGGGGAACCGACCTGTGAAGATTGTATCGGTGGCTTAGGAGCAGTGTCCTAGGTGCTGTTGAGGCTAGATCTGGGCGACCttttgctggatccggcaagcGGGGAAAGGATTTGGCGGCACGTGGCAGGCTCATCCTTGTGGGCGGATCTGCCGGCAAGATGACGGCGACGCCCTTGGGTGCTGTTTACCTCCTTGAAAGCGCTGTCATGGTGTATTCCTACTCCAGCCAGCTAAAGGGGGCGTTGGTTGCATCATGGTGGTATGGCTGGCGGAGCTTCGATGAATGCTGATGATGCCTGGTAGCTTGACTGGCAGAAACCAAGCAGGGACGCCAGTGGCACCATGGTGGTGTGGCTAGACGTACCTGACTGCTTCTTGTGCTACAGATCGTTGAGCTTGGCTAGAGGCGATGGATGCGTAAGGAATGCTCGTGTCGATGATTAAATCCGACCAGAAGGAGTTCCCTTGAGGCTCGCGTCGATGTCACAATCTGACCAGTTGAGTTTGAGTGGCATAGTCTTGTTGATGCCCTAATTTAACCGACCAATTTGCGGCACCTATCGATGTCCTAATCCAATCTGCCATAGTTGTAGGTGTTGTTGTGGTGTATAGTTTTCAAATCCGATTTACCTATAAACTAGATCAATTCTCTTCAATTTAACCGACCAGTTTGCGGCACCTATCGATCTCCTAATCCAATCTGCCATAGTTGTTGGTGTTGTAGTTGTGGTGTACAGTTTTCAGATCCGATTTACCTATAAACTAGATCAATTCTCTTCTTCTTGTTAATATACGCTGCACTTCAAGATCCAGGATCTTTCGGAAAAAAAAGTTCGCTCTCTAGAAAGTGAAACCACCACACATGCAtctgtatatgtatgtatatgtaaaAATTAACAAGCACAATCACTAAGAAGGAAGGGCCCATCCGGGTTCGAACCGGAGACCTATTGATGTGCAGTCAATTGCTCTACCACTGAGCTATGGAGTCGTTGAAGCTGCCTGCAGTGCTTGGAATTATAACAATAGTGTCAAGATTCCCTCCGTCCGTGCTGGCCCTGTGTGTcgagcaagggcggcggcgctgggactTGCATTGGGAGGCCATGCCGCAGCATCTTCCTCCAATCCTCAGCAATGTCCATCATGACCTACTAGGAACCACAACGACTTTACCATCACCGGATGGATGTATCTGAATCTGAACAAAttaaaggaaagaaaagaaaagaggtaTGCATGCAATGCAGCAGGGAGTTGCCTGCTACGAGTGAGTATCAATCCAAGGGATGGACATGTCGTCGGTCTGTCGTACGTTGTCAACCAATGATCCATCCATGAATCTACTATCTACTATAGTTTGCACTATAATGGAGCGGAGAGAATCGTCAATGTCAAAGTGCAGATCACCAGCCAGCATCAGCATGCACACACACTTTTGCCCCTTGCAAAGTAGAAATTCCGTTCAACACCGTACCACAGACCTCGCCGACGCCTATGCTATACAAACGCTACTTTTTCCTGCCTATCACTTGCTACTGCAGGCTAATGGTAGCCCGTTTCTTACCACATTCCTTGTTCCTCTCCACTCTTTATTTTTCTGCAGCAAAACCATACCGAGTATCTCCACCAGTCTCTCAATCTCCAATCCAACTACCGTATTAGGAGAGTAGATAGGAAACAAGTGCTCCAGCAGTCTCCCAAAACCTTCCCTTATACCCAATAGTTATTGGGACATCCCAATAATTCATGTCATCTCTCCCTAAATAAAGGGAAAATTGTGACTCTCCCAATAAAATAGTTAGATTGGGAGAAGATTATTGAGAGACTGCAAAAACAACTCCCCCAATAATTCTAAAACCACTATTGGGACATCTACCAATACCAGTTATTGGAAAAAGATTATTAGGAGACTAGTAGAGATTAGAGATGCTCGCTAATGCGCAGCAGGCCAGGAGGGCATACAAACTCGCATCATgttcctccttttcctttttgcttGACGACCACATTCTTTCTCAGTCGTTGCTGCGTGATCTCTTTTACACACATCAGACCAGACCAAATCTTAATCTTTGTGCCCACACCAAACATGAATACATGATTCTCGTGCACATTTGTTCATGCATCCATAGTAGCAGCAGCAATAGCAACGAAACCACCACCTCAAGATTCAGCCTTCTTCATTCTACCATGGCATACATACATTAGAATACGTACGGCTGGTTGGTAGCAAAAGCATATCTCATTATCTCATACAACAGCATCCAAGTACAACACCATAAACTCTTAATTATATGACATGATACGATACGACACACGCAGGGTTCCTACTTAACACAGCAACCACAACAACTCTTCTCGCACCTACGGGGAGGTtagcgcatgcatgcatgctgtgCCTGTGTCCTCTAGCTCAGCCACTGCTGAGGATGGTTTCTTTTCTTACCTTCAATAATGTCAGAGAGCCTGGCCTACTCCCCCTACTCGCGGATCGAGTTGATATCGATGTTTGAGGCTCGCGAGTCCATCTCCCTCATCATGCCCGGAGGCCATCCGCTCATCACGTGAGGAGGCATGTTGTGCTCCTGCTGCAGCACCATTGCGGGGGCCGCCTCTTCCTCACCAGCAttcgcctcctcctgctccatgTCTGCCTCGGCTTTACCTTTGTTTTTCTTCGAACCGCCATACATGAAGCTCCCCACGATCACCTATGCCAATGCAAAACCAATAAGAGCAAGACAAACTCATAGCACAAGGCATGAAACTGGTATGGGACACACACGCATACACACACGCCGCGCACGCACACACAATTTTATGACACGAAACCCCAGAAATCACCTGAACTGTTCCAGCTGCTGTCAGGACTCCACCTACACTGCCGCCGATAACCCTGTGGTCGGGACCACACAAAGCTATGCAAAGCCCTCCGCTTCGGGTCCGTGTGCCACCATCATCTAGCACCAAGTATGACCCAGAAAGGCATAGGATCTCAAATCGACCCTGCCAAATCAATAATAAACCATAAAGGCATAAATTAAATGAGAACCAAATGATGTTTCTCAGGATCACATTGTAAGCGAACAGTTGTACTGAAAAAGAAAGTATCTTATGAAGTATGTCCTGCACTGCAAACTCAAAAATGCTCAGACGTTCTCAGCATAGGAAAGAAAAATTAGAGCAAAAGCATGCAAACCAATGCTCCATTTTATGATTCTTTTCCTTCCAAAGCAATAGCTTTAGATCTGACATGCAAGCAATATGGCTATGCAG is drawn from Panicum virgatum strain AP13 chromosome 1N, P.virgatum_v5, whole genome shotgun sequence and contains these coding sequences:
- the LOC120654268 gene encoding cytochrome P450 714D1-like — protein: MEVVVPGAAMIAALALLLCAFIHAAWLSPAATRRRLRRAGFDGPRPSFPLGNLPEITATTMAAVKTTLPLLPASSSSSSISDVHAAVFPYFARWRQAFGKVFVYWLGTEPFLYVADPEFLKVTTTGALGKRWGKPDVFRRDRMPMFGRGLVMAEGDEWARHRNIIAPAFSATNLNHMIGVMQRTTAGMLARWADAVAAGQSVVDVEAGIVRNAAEIIARASFGMGDGDEAGELVFRKLQAMQAMLFRSNRLVGVPLARLLHVRRTYEAWKLGREIDALLMEMIDARARGGGEKKDLLSLLLAGSGRLSRREVVDECKTFFFGGHETTALALSWTLLLLAAHPEWQEALREELHLHMVAAGGEEGPLELGRLTKMGWVMSEVLRLYPPSPNVQRQALEDMKGIPRGTNMWVDVVAMHRDPALWGEDAHLFRPERFARDPLQGGCRHRMGFLPFGFGGRICVGRNLTAMEYRVVLAMLLRRFRLEVAPQYRHAPRVMLSLRPAAGIQLRLTPIVHHSSSSNHLSGQ